The following coding sequences lie in one Drosophila sulfurigaster albostrigata strain 15112-1811.04 chromosome 2R, ASM2355843v2, whole genome shotgun sequence genomic window:
- the LOC133837268 gene encoding non-structural maintenance of chromosomes element 3 homolog, which translates to MASTSRNASRRGNARNTQSQSQHTQSQILESTPMAIDNQVLTMINFILCHSANKVPIKFTDLTASVDNRNEAIKRLPLVSQLLEETYGIKLIQLDGAPKRYICVAEAPVASTAELTSSQQKHQALLYIILTYIFLRGNKIEDEKLYAMLTMMEIDVHEEHGYFGDDIFDVINDTFVNQQYLRRERSQLSPYDDPKTFFSWGPRAKCEITYQEIVKFASKLFNQDASFFQQQLMMAEGVDNPEMMETPNESIDNTESYNVTMDTDSQ; encoded by the coding sequence ATGGCCAGCACATCACGCAATGCCTCGCGTCGAGGAAATGCAAGAAATAcgcaatcacaatcacaacaCACCCAATCTCAGATACTGGAATCCACGCCCATGGCTATCGACAATCAAGTGCTAACAAtgataaatttcattttgtgtcaTTCGGCAAATAAAGTGCCAATTAAATTCACCGATCTGACCGCATCGGTTGACAACAGAAATGAAGCAATCAAGCGATTGCCATTGGTCAGTCAGCTGCTTGAGGAAACCTATGGTATTAAACTGATCCAGTTAGACGGCGCACCTAAAAGATATATTTGCGTCGCCGAAGCCCCAGTGGCATCCACAGCAGAGCTAACATCGTCGCAGCAAAAGCATCAAGCCTTACTCTACATTATTCTCACCTACATCTTTCTGCGCGGCAATAAAATCGAAGACGAAAAGCTGTACGCGATGCTAACGATGATGGAGATTGATGTGCACGAGGAGCACGGTTATTTTGGGGACGATATTTTCGATGTGATCAATGATACCTTTGTAAATCAGCAGTATTTGAGACGCGAACGCTCGCAACTGAGTCCCTATGATGATCCGAAGACTTTCTTTAGCTGGGGACCCCGAGCGAAATGTGAGATTACATATCAAGAAATAGTGAAGTTTGCTTCCAAACTATTCAATCAGGACGCATCGTTCTTCCAACAGCAACTAATGATGGCTGAAGGAGTCGATAATCCAGAAATGATGGAGACTCCAAACGAATCCATCGATAACACGGAATCATATAATGTTACAATGGATACCGACAGTCAATAA
- the LOC133837262 gene encoding centromere protein J encodes MEESSENTIAAATATQQDITTRLAALNRWQEEQKKLLEERQNNQRIMLGLEQRNMYEMLGLLHNKLDEIDDISDASISDNEPEEVMEVSHISSIQMPRHAVYQQEDQEQDENEEAFQQAGLDFNAQQSSSSQPAKPKRPFLRRGEGLKQRFRVDPEQLRLNNLPRYKYANAHPQYRMPAPGRTQKRSILKTQKAAPKAATPMPPPQLSLKEHRFQQQLLQSGKNICSSTPDLKTSASSNSNTNSTISPKVRFVADEGKGQTADDEEESSRELSPGALQNLCWAKVLDSQQIKPPVLQRRSAQICVENEDNISIFELLEQKAREGSIDMNSSCIRTFMARKEQRRQSQEADDSDQIIVTQQMRQMRLQPEPASQAMDDDEEQSTLTPLKLGSGKTQVRVRFSDSTDTHEYSDETTLQDPSNVQLFEEFKAALFQALEQKKMPETVTATTKPVPVEEPLSQELQEKANLVRTRLQELEAEIATFKEQNAELLRLKQQHEMDRAQCAQEHMEAMERVHDEKIQAEIYLHDERMKIEEERRKFEQQMRMQKSNVNSKEKKELAALKQEVESLQLQLKQKEQNHVSAQARLRAQLRANEKEQRGYRDEIELLNRENKRLEQELVKITRESNSKMLQEINRNIARLAPKMETTLPAAKHVDENGRRPSKSLGDVTSQDKPSKHRVLPNRRHSSSRSRKKPEPLHEDYASSSSSGELEEVPLPTVKATAAKATETVDTPMVDNSSNNNEFKREIVNADGSKDIWYPNGNLKKISADGMTVRMLYFNKDIKETDIRAGTVKYYYAESNTWHTSYLDGLEILEFPNGQTEHRRKDGTVEIHFPNNTIKIVDPSDAEKLEEWRYADGSHLVQLRNGDKILNLPNGQKEIHTKLNKRREYPDGTVKLVYPDGSQETRYSNGRVRLKDKDGKLIMDTDYAKY; translated from the exons ATGGAGGAATCTAGTGAAAATacaattgctgctgccactgcaacGCAACAGGATATAACGACACGTCTCGCAGCGCTAAATCGCTGGCAAGAGGAGCAAAAGAAACTGCTCGAGGAGCGGCAAAATAATCAGCGAATCATGTTGGGCTTAGAGCAAAGGAATATGTATGAAATGCTTGGATTGTTGCACAATAAACTTGATGAAATTGACGATATATCGGATGCTTCCATATCCGACAATGAACCCGAGGAGGTCATGGAGGTTAGTCACATATCCAGTATACAAATGCCGCGGCATGCGGTTTATCAACAAGAAGATCAGGAACAAGACGAGAACGAGGAAGCTTTTCAGCAAGCAGGCTTGGATTTTAATGCTCAGCAGAGCAGTAGCTCACAGCCAGCCAAGCCCAAGCGGCCATTTTTGCGACGTGGCGAAGGACTCAAGCAACGATTCCGTGTTGATCCCGAGCAACTGCGTCTTAACAATTTGCCACGTTACAAGTACGCAAATGCCCATCCACAGTACAGGATGCCAGCACCTGGCAGAACGCAGAAGCGTAGCATTCTAAAGACTCAAAAAGCGGCACccaaagcagcaacaccaaTGCCGCCTCCTCAGCTGTCCTTGAAAGAACATCGTTttcagcaacagttgctaCAGAGTGGTAAAAATATCTGCAGCTCCACGCCGGACTTGAAGACCTCTGCCAGCTCCAACAGCAATACAAACTCCACAATTTCACCCAAGGTGCGATTTGTCGCGGATGAAGGCAAAGGACAAACGGCCGACGATGAGGAGGAATCCTCCAGAGAGTTGAGTCCTGGCGCGCTACAGAATTTGTGTTGGGCCAAAGTGTTGGACTCGCAGCAGATAAAGCCGCCAGTACTGCAGCGACGTTCCGCGCAAATCTGCGTGGAGAACGAGGACAACATTAGCATCTTTGAGTTGCTGGAGCAAAAGGCACGCGAAGGCAGCATTGACATGAACTCCAGTTGTATACGAACGTTTATGGCACGCAAGGAACAGCGTCGTCAATCGCAGGAGGCCGATGACAGTGATCAGATTATAGTCACCCAGCAAATGCGTCAAATGCGATTACAACCCGAACCTGCCTCCCAAGCAATGGACGATGACGAGGAGCAAAGCACATTGACGCCATTAAAGCTGGGTAGCGGAAAGACGCAAGTGCGCGTACGCTTCTCGGATTCCACGGATACGCATGAGTATTCCGACGAGACGACTCTGCAGGACCCTAGCAATGTGCAGCTCTTTGAGGAGTTCAAGGCCGCCCTATTCCAAGCGCTggaacagaaaaaaatgccAGAGACagtgacagcgacaacaaaaccAGTGCCCGTTGAGGAACCTTTGTCGCAAGAGCTGCAGGAAAAGGCGAATTTGGTGCGTACGCGGTTGCAGGAACTGGAAGCAGAGATTGCCACATTTAAGGAGCAGAATGCCGAATTGTTGCGTttgaagcagcagcatgaAATGGATCGTGCGCAATGTGCTCAAGAGCATATGGAAGCCATGGAACGTGTGCATGATGAGAAGATACAAGCAGAAATCTATTTGCATGATGAGCGCATGAAGATAGAGGAGGAGCGTCGCAAGTTTGAGCAGCAAATGCGGATGCAGAAGAGCAATGTCAACAGCAAGGAGAAAAAAGAGTTGGCTGCACTTAAGCAAGAAGTGGAAtctttgcagctgcagcttaaaCAAAAGGAACAGAATCATGTTTCGGCTCAGGCACGTTTGCGAGCTCAACTGCGAGCCAATGAGAAGGAGCAGCGTGGCTATCGCGATGAGATCGAGTTGCTCAATCGCGAGAATAAGCGACTGGAACAGGAGCTGGTCAAGATCACTCgcgagagcaacagcaaaatgcTGCAGGAGATCAATCGCAACATAGCACGGTTAGCGCCGAAGATG GAAACAACTTTGCCTGCCGCCAAGCATGTGGATGAGAACGGCAGACGTCCCAGCAAATCACTGGGTGATGTCACCAGTCAGGATAAGCCTTCCAAGCATCGTGTGCTGCCCAATCGACGACACAGCTCGAGTCGAAGTCGCAAGAAACCGGAGCCATTGCATGAAGATTACgcttccagcagcagcagcggtgaATTGGAGGAAGTTCCATTGCCCACAGTCAAGGCAACAGCTGCCAAGGCAACAGAAACCGTGGATACGCCAATGgttgacaacagcagcaacaacaacgagtttAAGCGTGAGATTGTCAATGCAGATGGCAGCAAGGATATTTGGTATCCCAATGGCAACCTGAAGAAGATAAGCGCAGACGGCATGACCGTGCGCATGCTCTACTTCAACAAGGACATCAAGGAAACGGACATACGTGCAGGCACTGTGAAGTATTATTACGCCGAGTCAAACACTTGGCACACCAGCTATCTGGATGGCCTGGAAATACTCGAATTTCCCAATGGACAGACAGAGCATCGACGCAAAGATGGCACCGTTGAGATACATTTCCCCAATAATACCATTAAAATTGTAGACCCCAGTGATGCAGAGAAATTGGAAGAGTGGCGCTATGCGGATGGATCACATCTGGTGCAGCTGCGCAATGGTGACAAGATTCTAAATCTTCCAAATGGTCAGAAGGAGATACACACTAAGCTAAATAAACGACGCGAATATCCCGATGGCACTGTGAAGCTGGTCTATCCCGATGGCAGCCAGGAGACACGTTACTCCAATGGCCGGGTGCGTCTCAAAGACAAGGATGGCAAGCTGATAATGGACACGGATTATGCCAAGTATTAA